One window from the genome of Planctomycetota bacterium encodes:
- a CDS encoding tryptophan--tRNA ligase (catalyzes a two-step reaction, first charging a tryptophan molecule by linking its carboxyl group to the alpha-phosphate of ATP, followed by transfer of the aminoacyl-adenylate to its tRNA): MGVGRRVVSGMRPTGPLHLGHYVGVLRAWTALQRDHDCFFFAADWHALVDRREEPRRVAGWIREMVADWIACGVDPERCTMFVQSAVPEHLEFFWILGSLAPVGMLERSPTYKEEAARLGGREAPSYALLGYPLLQAADVALYRGERVPVGEDQVAHLELAREIVRRLRRAYGV, from the coding sequence ATGGGCGTCGGCCGGCGCGTCGTTTCGGGGATGCGTCCCACGGGGCCGCTTCACCTGGGGCACTACGTCGGGGTGTTGCGGGCGTGGACGGCGCTCCAACGGGACCACGACTGCTTTTTCTTCGCGGCCGACTGGCACGCGCTCGTCGATCGGCGGGAGGAGCCGCGGCGCGTGGCCGGGTGGATCCGGGAGATGGTGGCGGACTGGATCGCCTGCGGGGTGGATCCGGAGCGCTGCACGATGTTCGTCCAGTCGGCGGTTCCGGAGCATCTGGAGTTCTTCTGGATCCTGGGGTCGCTGGCTCCGGTGGGGATGCTGGAGCGTTCGCCGACCTATAAGGAAGAGGCGGCGCGGCTGGGGGGGAGGGAGGCGCCCTCCTATGCGCTTCTGGGGTATCCGCTCCTTCAGGCGGCGGACGTGGCGCTTTACCGGGGCGAGCGGGTGCCGGTGGGGGAGGACCAAGTGGCGCACCTGGAGCTGGCGCGGGAGATCGTGCGGCGGCTGAGGCGCGCGTACGGCGTG
- a CDS encoding phospholipase D-like domain-containing protein — translation MLQRLFESVFRNDAPAAPAGNARASLVLSLPAPLRGPVEERLPGILSTAEVFRRLFAEAQTSVKVFSPYVDPTFTSLAQSARAPIQIVTTLREARQRSNPVLERFASARPLAVRYLHEKHARAQMFQLHAKMILADSSRAYLGSANLTDTSLHYNFELGIYLEDRDLVGRLHALFDYVFDFAAKPAEAL, via the coding sequence ATGCTGCAAAGGTTGTTCGAAAGCGTGTTCCGGAACGACGCCCCGGCGGCGCCCGCGGGAAACGCCCGTGCGTCCCTCGTCCTGTCCCTTCCCGCCCCCCTGCGCGGCCCCGTCGAGGAGCGGCTCCCGGGAATCCTCTCGACCGCCGAGGTCTTCCGGCGCCTCTTCGCCGAGGCGCAAACGTCCGTCAAGGTCTTCTCGCCCTACGTGGATCCCACGTTCACGAGCCTCGCCCAGTCCGCCCGCGCGCCCATCCAGATCGTCACCACCCTCCGGGAGGCGCGCCAGCGGTCCAACCCCGTCCTGGAGCGGTTCGCCTCCGCGCGACCGCTCGCCGTCCGGTATCTCCACGAGAAACACGCCCGCGCCCAGATGTTCCAGCTCCACGCGAAAATGATCCTGGCCGATTCCTCCCGGGCCTACCTGGGAAGCGCGAACCTCACGGACACGAGCCTCCACTACAACTTCGAGCTCGGAATCTACCTCGAGGATCGGGACCTCGTCGGCCGGCTCCACGCGCTCTTCGACTACGTCTTCGATTTCGCCGCCAAGCCCGCGGAGGCGCTGTGA
- a CDS encoding MFS transporter: MRLRRYTLAALVYDAVVFVVWIVIPIRAHALGAGATQLGLLVTVHSVLYTVNSLLMGRLADRASKPLLALLGCAGAAAACLILRGAERLETFFLGVPILALAASLFWPSIQGSIGAETPPHRMERALGLFNVMWSIGKSLGFLSGGWLVARTGPAGTLALAAALAGAVMLFYPWT; the protein is encoded by the coding sequence ATGCGCCTCCGGCGGTACACTCTGGCCGCGCTCGTCTACGACGCGGTGGTCTTCGTCGTCTGGATCGTCATCCCGATCCGGGCGCACGCGCTCGGGGCCGGAGCCACCCAACTGGGACTCCTCGTCACGGTCCACAGCGTGCTCTACACGGTCAACAGCCTGCTCATGGGCCGCCTGGCGGACCGCGCCTCCAAGCCTCTTCTGGCCCTCCTGGGATGCGCGGGGGCGGCGGCGGCCTGCCTGATTCTGCGCGGGGCGGAGCGGCTGGAAACGTTCTTCCTGGGCGTGCCGATCCTGGCGCTTGCGGCCAGCCTCTTCTGGCCCAGCATCCAGGGATCGATCGGCGCCGAAACGCCCCCCCATCGGATGGAGCGGGCCCTCGGGCTCTTCAACGTCATGTGGTCGATCGGAAAATCCCTGGGCTTTCTCTCGGGCGGATGGCTCGTGGCCCGGACCGGACCGGCGGGGACGCTCGCCCTGGCGGCGGCGCTGGCGGGAGCCGTAATGCTTTTCTACCCCTGGACC